A region of the Psychrilyobacter piezotolerans genome:
TGGTCAAAAAGTTTTGCCCGTATTTTTTTTTATGTTTAAATCCCATCTTTTACCTGCCTTTTTTTTTATACCTTATTTTTCTATAATTACTTTTCCGATAAATGGAAGTTCTCTATGTTTTTCAGCATAATCTATCCCATATCCCACTACAAATTCATCTGGGATCTGGAATCCAGAAAATTCTACCTCAACATTGGCTTCTCTTCTAGCCGGTTTGTCTAAAAGTGTACAAATACTGAGGGATTTTGGTTCTCTGATCTTCAAAATCTCAACAACTTTACTCAGAGTAAATCCTGTATCTATCAGATCTTCTACAATAAGTACATCTTTACCTTGGATACAGTCCTCTATATCTTTTTTTATCTTTACATCTCTAGAAGAAGTCATAGAATCCCCATAACTGGATACAGTCATAAAGTCCAGTCTCACATTCTCTAATTTTAGTTCACGGGCAAGGTCAGCCATAAATATTACCGATCCACGTAAAAGAGCAATCAATACTAACTCTTCACTGTTTTCATACTTTTTATTTATTCTAGCCCCTAATTCTGCTACTTTTTCTGCAATCTCTTTCTTTGAGATCATTACATCTACTGAATATTTCATTCTTTTTTATCTCCTTAGTCTTCTAATTCGTCTAAATTCCCCATGATACCTACGTAAGGGATGTTTCTATATTCCTGCATATAGTCTAATCCATAACCCAATACAAACTCATCCTCTATTTCAAAACCAATATATTGTACATCGATCTCAACTTCCCTTCTAGAAGGCTTATTTAAAAGTGTACATAATGATACCGACTTAGGTCCTCTATGCCCCAGCATCTTTAATACAGTCTTCAATGTGTTTCCTGAATCGATAATATCCTCTACCACGATTACATGTTTCCCCATGATATTTTCATCTAAATCCTTCTTGATTTTTACTTCTCTCGTTGATACAAATTCATTTCCATAACTAGATACAGTCATAAAATCCATCTTTAGTGGTAATTCAATTTTTCTACAAAGGTCTGCCATAAATATAATCGATCCCTTTAATAAACATACTACGATTATATCTTCCTCTACATCTTTAAAATCTTTTGTGATTTGAGCTCCTAACTCGGCCACTCTTGCAGCGATCTGTTCCTCTGTAAGCATTTTTGTTGCAATTCCTTTATCCCAAGGCTTTTTATTCAATTTTATTTCCTCCTAAGATTAATAATTTACCCCATATTTTACCATTAATTCTTGTTTTTTTTCAATGTTATATTTTAAAATAAAATACTTCCTTATTTTATTGTAATTCTTGTTATAGATAGCCATTCATTCTGTAGCGACTTTAACGTACTTTTTTACAACATACAAAGCAAAACACACACAAAAACACATAAAACCAGCATAAAAATGTTGAAAAACTTGGAAAAAAATGTTATTATTTGAGAAAAATAAAAAGAATGTGGAGGTAAAGAATTGTTATATATGGAAGAATTATTTAAGACCTTATCCAATTTAATTTGGGGAAACTGGCTTTTAGCAACATTATTATTGGTAGGCCTGTATTTTACCGTTTTCACCGGCTTCATTCAATTTAGATGGTTTAAACTATCTATGAGAGAAGTTTGGGACAGCAGAAAATCAGACAGTACAAAGGGTGAAGGGACGCTTTCTCCCTACGAAGCTCTGTGTACAGCTCTTAGCAGCTGTATAGGAAATGGAAATATTGTAGGAGTGGCTACAGCTATTGTATTAGGTGGTCCGGGAGCTGTTTTTTGGATGTGGCTGGCCGGAATATTAGGTATGGCTACAAAATATGCAGAAATTGTGTTAGGTATGATATACAGGGAAAAATTAAAAGACGGTAGTTTTGTAGGCGGACCTATGTATTATCTTTCCAAGGGTTTGAATATGAAAAAAACAGGAGTTCTTTTTGCCATTTTAATGTTCCTCCAAATAAGCGGCGGGGCATTGATTCAATCCAATGCCATTGCTTTGGTAGCAAAAGATATTTTCCATATTAAACCTTTAGTTTCCGGGATAATCATGGTAGTTTTAGTGAGCTTAGTAATAGTCGGAGGAGTCAAAAGATTAGGGTTTGTATCTACTAAAATAGTCCCAATTATGGCTTTAATATATTTTTTAGGGAGTTTAGCAATCATTATTACCAATTTTCATAATATCATCCCGGCAATTGCCGTGATATTCAGATCTGCCTTTAATTTTGACTCGATTGGCGGCGGAGTAGCAGGGTATTCTATCAGAACAGCTATGAGATTCGGGATAGCCAGAGGTCTTTATTCCAACGAAGCAGGGGAGGGTTCTGCTCCTGTATTGCATTCAACAGCTATCACCGATCACCCTTCCAGGCAGGGTTTGTTTGGTATTGTAGAGGTATTTATAGATACCATTGTAATGTGTTCAATGACTTCATTTGTAATAATAACTACCGGTATATATAAAGTAGATATTTCACCGGCTTTAATGGTTATGAGAGCCTTTGAATCCATCCATCCTATATTTAGATATATAATAGGAATAAGTATGATATTGTTTGGTTTTTCTTCTATCCTGGCCCAGTGGTATTTTGGAGATGTGACCCTTACCTTTATATTGGATAAAAAAAGAGCTGAATATTTTAAATTTATTTTTGTATTTTTTAGCTTAATAGGCTCCCTTGTCAGTTTACGTTTAGTATGGTATATTCAAGATACTATACTAGGAATAATGATAATTCCTAATCTTTTAGCTATACTTTTACTCAGTATACAGGTCAAAAAATCAGTTAAAGATTTCTCAAAAAACTACATAAATATATAACAAAGAGGTGATAACGTTGCTAGCAAACGAAAGATATGGTAAAATCCTAAGTATTTTGGATTTAGAAGGAAGTGTAAAATCTTCTAAGTTAGTTAAAAAATTGGAAGTATCCTTGGAAACCATCAGAAGAGATCTGGAAAATCTAGAAAAACAAGGTCTGCTAAAAAAAGTTCATGGAGGAGCTGTAGCCAAAACAAATAAAGTAGACAACCTTCCCTATACATTGAGAGAAGATGAAAGTAGAGAAGAAAAACAGGCTGTTGCATCTAAAGCTTTAGAATATATAGGTGAAGGGGAAACGATAGCTTTAAATGGAAGCACTACAAATATAGAGATCGCAAAACTGTTAAAAGTTAAGTACAACAACCTGACCGTCATAACAAATTCCCTGTTGATAGCCAATGAATTAGTTCAAAAAGAGGGGATAAACCTTATATTGGTAGGGGGAATATACAATAAAAGGGAATTTTCTTTTTTGGGTGAAAATACAGTCAATGCTTTGGACAAATTTTCGGTAAATAAATCCTTCATCAGTGTAGGAGGAGTTTCTCTAAAAAGAGGAGTTACAGATTTTTTGGAGGAAGAGGTCCAGCTGCAAAAAAAGTTTATAGAGATTGCAAACGAAGTTATAATCTTAGCAGTTTCCAGCAAAATAGGAAATAATTCCCTGATAAAAATATGTGATTTAGAGGATATTAATTTTATAATAACAGATTCCAAATTAGATAAAAACATGAAAAAAAAATATTTAAAAAACGGAATAGAGATAAAAAATTAGAGGTAGTGAAAACTATCTCTTTTTTATTTTCTGTACTATTAAATCAACTACTGTAATATATTTTCCCTAAAAAATTTAAACCTTTCTCTTTCTAAAGTCCACACCCCCTATTCATTTTTCCCACAAAAAAACATAAAAAACCATAAAAAACCATAAAAAAGCTTGCAAATCCACAAAAAGTGTAATATAATCTAAACGTTCAAACGAAAATAGAAATAAAGGGAGGAAAAATGGCAGGAAAAGGTATAGCATTAGGGAATTCGGCAGCAAAGAGTGAAAATTTTAAAAAGTGGTTCACATTTATCATTTTAGTTATTGGAGGGGGGACAATATATAAGCTTTCATCATTAAAAGATGCGTTTTATGTGCCTATGCAAGAATTTATGCATTTAAGCCACACGCAGATAGGTGCAGCCATGTCAGTTTACGGTCTGGTTCAAACAATTGGTAATGTAGGATCTATCTATATTTCAGATAGATTCTCCAAAAGAACATTGATCCCTCTATCGCTGGTTGGGATAGGAATAGTTGGAGTATATCTATCAACATTCCCAAGTTATTATGGAATCTTAGCGTGTTGGGGATTATTTGCATTCTTTGGTGAAGTAACATATTGGCCGGTTCTCCTAAAAGCGGTGAGATTATTAGGAAATGACGAAGAGCAGGGAAGAATGTTTGGATTTTTAGAAGCTGGTAGAGGAGTTGTAGACGTTATTATCGCATTCTCAGCCCTTGGAATCTTTGCATTAATGGGAAAATCAGCAGGAGCACTAAAAGGATCTATCTTATTTTATTCAGCAGCGGTTATAATCGTAGGAATTATTTCATACTTCTTAATTGAAGATGATATTGTAGTAGATAAGGATGAAAACGGAAATAAGGTCAATAAAAATGTAGTAGCTATGAAAGGTGTTATGGAAGCTATAAAAACCAAAGAAATTTGGGTTGTATCATTTACAATATTTTCTGTATACTCAGTATATTGTGGATTGACATACTTTATTCCATTTTTAAGAGATATCTATGGGATGCCTGTTACATTATTAGGAGCATATGGTATCATAAATCAATATGGACTGAAGATGATCGGTGGACCTGTCGGGGGATTTCTTGTGGACAAGAAATTTAAATCAGCAAGTAAATATCTAAGAGTTGCTCTTCTTGTAGCAGCAATATCTATGGCAGTATTTATAATGTTACCTCATTCAAAAATGGGATTATATCCG
Encoded here:
- the hpt gene encoding hypoxanthine phosphoribosyltransferase, translating into MKYSVDVMISKKEIAEKVAELGARINKKYENSEELVLIALLRGSVIFMADLARELKLENVRLDFMTVSSYGDSMTSSRDVKIKKDIEDCIQGKDVLIVEDLIDTGFTLSKVVEILKIREPKSLSICTLLDKPARREANVEVEFSGFQIPDEFVVGYGIDYAEKHRELPFIGKVIIEK
- the hpt gene encoding hypoxanthine phosphoribosyltransferase, producing MNKKPWDKGIATKMLTEEQIAARVAELGAQITKDFKDVEEDIIVVCLLKGSIIFMADLCRKIELPLKMDFMTVSSYGNEFVSTREVKIKKDLDENIMGKHVIVVEDIIDSGNTLKTVLKMLGHRGPKSVSLCTLLNKPSRREVEIDVQYIGFEIEDEFVLGYGLDYMQEYRNIPYVGIMGNLDELED
- a CDS encoding alanine/glycine:cation symporter family protein — encoded protein: MEELFKTLSNLIWGNWLLATLLLVGLYFTVFTGFIQFRWFKLSMREVWDSRKSDSTKGEGTLSPYEALCTALSSCIGNGNIVGVATAIVLGGPGAVFWMWLAGILGMATKYAEIVLGMIYREKLKDGSFVGGPMYYLSKGLNMKKTGVLFAILMFLQISGGALIQSNAIALVAKDIFHIKPLVSGIIMVVLVSLVIVGGVKRLGFVSTKIVPIMALIYFLGSLAIIITNFHNIIPAIAVIFRSAFNFDSIGGGVAGYSIRTAMRFGIARGLYSNEAGEGSAPVLHSTAITDHPSRQGLFGIVEVFIDTIVMCSMTSFVIITTGIYKVDISPALMVMRAFESIHPIFRYIIGISMILFGFSSILAQWYFGDVTLTFILDKKRAEYFKFIFVFFSLIGSLVSLRLVWYIQDTILGIMIIPNLLAILLLSIQVKKSVKDFSKNYINI
- a CDS encoding DeoR/GlpR family DNA-binding transcription regulator, with the protein product MITLLANERYGKILSILDLEGSVKSSKLVKKLEVSLETIRRDLENLEKQGLLKKVHGGAVAKTNKVDNLPYTLREDESREEKQAVASKALEYIGEGETIALNGSTTNIEIAKLLKVKYNNLTVITNSLLIANELVQKEGINLILVGGIYNKREFSFLGENTVNALDKFSVNKSFISVGGVSLKRGVTDFLEEEVQLQKKFIEIANEVIILAVSSKIGNNSLIKICDLEDINFIITDSKLDKNMKKKYLKNGIEIKN
- a CDS encoding MFS transporter, yielding MAGKGIALGNSAAKSENFKKWFTFIILVIGGGTIYKLSSLKDAFYVPMQEFMHLSHTQIGAAMSVYGLVQTIGNVGSIYISDRFSKRTLIPLSLVGIGIVGVYLSTFPSYYGILACWGLFAFFGEVTYWPVLLKAVRLLGNDEEQGRMFGFLEAGRGVVDVIIAFSALGIFALMGKSAGALKGSILFYSAAVIIVGIISYFLIEDDIVVDKDENGNKVNKNVVAMKGVMEAIKTKEIWVVSFTIFSVYSVYCGLTYFIPFLRDIYGMPVTLLGAYGIINQYGLKMIGGPVGGFLVDKKFKSASKYLRVALLVAAISMAVFIMLPHSKMGLYPGMAATLGFGAIIFTMRAVFFAPINEIQVPKHISGAAMSIACIFGYSPSMFAYSLYGSMLDAHPGIAGYRMVFTTMIGFAVLGIIITTILIGMIKKQNKAG